In Falco biarmicus isolate bFalBia1 chromosome 5, bFalBia1.pri, whole genome shotgun sequence, a single genomic region encodes these proteins:
- the TIPRL gene encoding TIP41-like protein isoform X2: MPNRHRRFHTLADELHMPSLPEMMFGDNILRIQHDRGFGIEFNATDALKCVNNCQGMIKVACAEEWQESRSETEHTKEVVKPYDWTYTTDYKGTLLGDTATLKVVPTTEHINTEKLKAREQIMFFEEVLLFEDELHDHGVSSLSVKIRVMPSSFFVLLRFFLRVDGVLIRMNDTRLHHEADKAYMLREYTSRESKISSLKDVPPSLFTEPNEISQYLPIKETICEKLEFPEKLEPKPAAALETMSVKSK; encoded by the exons attGGCTGATGAATTACACATGCCTTCCCTGCCAGAGATGATGTTTGGAGACAATATCCTAAGAATACAGCACGATCGTGGTTTTGGAATTGAGTTCAATGCAAcagatgctttaaaatgtgTCAATAATTGTCAAGGTATGATCAAAGTGGCTTGTGCAGAGGAGTGGCAAGAGAGCAG gaGCGAGACTGAGCACACTAAGGAAGTTGTCAAGCCATATGATTGGACTTACACAACAGACTACAAAGGAACATTGCTGGGAGATACCGCAACATTAAAG gttGTTCCTACAACAGAACAcataaatacagagaaattgaaAGCCAGGGAGCAAATTATGTTTTTTGAAGAAGTACTTCTGTTTGAAGACGAACTTCATGATCATGGAGTATCAAGTCTGAGTGTAAAAATA agaGTTATGCCTTCCAGCTTTTTTGTGCTGTTGAGGTTTTTCTTGCGAGTTGATGGCGTGCTTATCAGGATGAATGATACAAGGCTTCATCACGAG gcTGACAAGGCCTACATGTTGCGAGAATATACAtccagagaaagcaaaatatcaaGTTTAAAg GATGTTCCACCTTCACTGTTCACGGAACCTAACGAGATCTCTCAGTATCTACCCATAAAGGAGACAATTTGTGAAAAACTAGAATTCCCAGAGAAGTTGGAGCctaaaccagcagcagcactggaaaccATGTCTGTTAAGTCTAAATAA
- the TIPRL gene encoding TIP41-like protein isoform X1 has translation MHPVFQSSRRDFTFGPWKLSAARTHIMKSAQAERLADELHMPSLPEMMFGDNILRIQHDRGFGIEFNATDALKCVNNCQGMIKVACAEEWQESRSETEHTKEVVKPYDWTYTTDYKGTLLGDTATLKVVPTTEHINTEKLKAREQIMFFEEVLLFEDELHDHGVSSLSVKIRVMPSSFFVLLRFFLRVDGVLIRMNDTRLHHEADKAYMLREYTSRESKISSLKDVPPSLFTEPNEISQYLPIKETICEKLEFPEKLEPKPAAALETMSVKSK, from the exons ATGCACCCCGTTTTCCAAAGCAGCCGGCGCGACTTCACCTTCGGGCCGTGGAAGCTGAGCGCCGCCCGGACGCACATCATGAAGTCGGCGCAGGCCGAGAG attGGCTGATGAATTACACATGCCTTCCCTGCCAGAGATGATGTTTGGAGACAATATCCTAAGAATACAGCACGATCGTGGTTTTGGAATTGAGTTCAATGCAAcagatgctttaaaatgtgTCAATAATTGTCAAGGTATGATCAAAGTGGCTTGTGCAGAGGAGTGGCAAGAGAGCAG gaGCGAGACTGAGCACACTAAGGAAGTTGTCAAGCCATATGATTGGACTTACACAACAGACTACAAAGGAACATTGCTGGGAGATACCGCAACATTAAAG gttGTTCCTACAACAGAACAcataaatacagagaaattgaaAGCCAGGGAGCAAATTATGTTTTTTGAAGAAGTACTTCTGTTTGAAGACGAACTTCATGATCATGGAGTATCAAGTCTGAGTGTAAAAATA agaGTTATGCCTTCCAGCTTTTTTGTGCTGTTGAGGTTTTTCTTGCGAGTTGATGGCGTGCTTATCAGGATGAATGATACAAGGCTTCATCACGAG gcTGACAAGGCCTACATGTTGCGAGAATATACAtccagagaaagcaaaatatcaaGTTTAAAg GATGTTCCACCTTCACTGTTCACGGAACCTAACGAGATCTCTCAGTATCTACCCATAAAGGAGACAATTTGTGAAAAACTAGAATTCCCAGAGAAGTTGGAGCctaaaccagcagcagcactggaaaccATGTCTGTTAAGTCTAAATAA